A window from Solanum stenotomum isolate F172 chromosome 5, ASM1918654v1, whole genome shotgun sequence encodes these proteins:
- the LOC125865970 gene encoding abscisic acid receptor PYL4, which translates to MPPSSSDSSVLLQRISSNNTHDFAYKQSHHQLQRRMPIPCSTEVPDSVSQYHTHTVSPDQCCSAVIQRISAPVSTVWSVVRRFDNPQAYKHFVKSCHVVVGDGDVGTLREVRVISGLPAARSTERLEILDDERHVISFSVVGGDHRLANYRSVTTLHTEPSSGNGAATTAVDTIVVESYVVDVPPGNTREETCVFVDTIVKCNLQSLSQIARNSSR; encoded by the coding sequence ATGCCTCCCAGTTCTTCAGATTCATCTGTTTTACTCCAACGAATTAGCTCTAACAATACTCATGATTTTGCTTACAAGCAATCTCATCATCAGTTACAGAGACGCATGCCGATTCCCTGTTCGACGGAAGTACCCGATTCTGTTTCCCAGTACCATACTCACACTGTAAGTCCTGACCAGTGCTGCTCCGCCGTGATCCAGCGGATCTCAGCTCCAGTCTCCACCGTATGGTCGGTGGTCCGCCGATTTGACAATCCGCAGGCGTATAAGCATTTTGTTAAGAGCTGTCATGTTGTTGTTGGTGACGGTGACGTCGGTACTTTACGGGAAGTCCGTGTGATTTCCGGTCTCCCTGCTGCTAGAAGCACGGAGAGGCTTGAGATCCTCGACGACGAACGCCACGTCATCAGTTTTAGCGTTGTCGGCGGGGACCACCGGTTAGCGAATTACAGATCTGTGACTACGCTTCACACGGAACCGAGCTCCGGCAATGGAGCGGCGACGACGGCGGTGGATACGATCGTTGTGGAATCGTACGTCGTTGATGTACCGCCTGGTAATACTAGAGAAGAGACATGCGTTTTTGTGGATACAATCGTGAAATGCAACCTTCAATCGTTATCTCAGATCGCACGGAATTCAAGCAGATGA
- the LOC125865688 gene encoding protein trichome birefringence-like 35, with product MQKWPKKKTQYPLIALVFFIFIVFSILYNEIYIHEIQSKHSTHHTDDDDSSTLAKEEEDNPLFQSVKNLTLPRFPPVPLDKSSACHSTVKYSGKRAEWDSFKPESGGRREMPETCDYFSGEWVFDNSSHPLYKESDCPYMSDQLACHKHGRQDLEYQYWRWQPHNCNLKRWNVTEMWEKLRGKRLMFVGDSLNRGQWISMVCLMQSVIPADKKFMTPQAHLSIFRAEEYNASIEFLWAPLLVESNSDDPVDHRLSERILRPDSLLRHSSEWMHADILVFNSYLWWRQGPVKLLWSSEENGVCEEINGLGGMELAMDAWANWVDSNVNPTKKVYFVTMSPTHFTKGEWEPGSEGNCYNEKLPLNGTYWGVDSDLPTMQMVERTLARLGSKVNVLNITQLSDYRKDGHPSIYRKFWEALTPERLADPASYSDCIHWCLPGVPDVWNELLFQFL from the exons atgcagaaatgGCCGAAGAAGAAAACTCAGTATCCTCTTATAGCACTcgttttcttcatcttcattgTTTTCTCTATTCTCTATAATGAAATTTACATTCATGAAATTCAGTCAAAACACTCCACTCACCATACTGATGATGATGATTCATCTACTTTagccaaggaagaagaagacaacCCTTTGTTCCAATCTGTGAAAAACCTTACCCTACCAAGATTTCCTCCTG TGCCGTTGGATAAATCTAGTGCTTGTCACTCTACTGTGAAGTATAGTGGAAAGAGAGCTGAATGGGATAGCTTTAAACCGGAGTCCGGTGGCCGGAGAGAAATGCCGGAAACATGTGATTATTTTTCTGGTGAATGGGTGTTTGATAATAGTTCACATCCATTGTATAAAGAGTCTGATTGTCCTTATATGTCCGATCAATTGGCGTGCCACAAGCATGGTAGGCAAGATCTGGAGTATCAGTACTGGAGATGGCAACCTCATAACTGCAATTTGAAGAG GTGGAATGTGACTGAAATGTGGGAGAAATTAAGAGGGAAGAGACTAATGTTTGTGGGAGACTCACTGAATAGAGGACAGTGGATATCGATGGTGTGTCTAATGCAATCTGTTATTCCAGCTGATAAGAAGTTCATGACACCACAGGCCCACCTTTCAATATTTAGAGCAGAG GAATACAATGCCAGCATAGAGTTTCTTTGGGCTCCACTTCTTGTCGAATCAAATTCTGATGATCCAGTTGATCACAGACTCTCTGAGCGAATACTGCGTCCTGATTCACTTCTTAGGCATTCATCAGAATGGATGCATGCTGATATATTGGTCTTCAATTCATATCTTTGGTGGAGACAAGGCCCTGTTAAGTTATT ATGGAGTTCTGAAGAAAATGGAGTTTGCGAGGAAATAAATGGATTGGGAGGCATGGAGTTAGCTATGGATGCCTGGGCAAATTGGGTGGATTCCAATGTTAATCCCACGAAGAAGGTGTATTTTGTCACAATGTCCCCTACGCATTTCAC GAAAGGAGAATGGGAACCAGGGAGTGAGGGAAACTGCTACAACGAGAAGCTTCCCTTGAATGGAACATACTGGGGCGTAGATTCCGACTTGCCCACAATGCAGATGGTGGAGAGAACACTTGCTAGGTTGGGGTCAAAGGTTAACGTTCTCAACATTACTCAGCTCTCAGATTACAGGAAAGACGGCCACCCTTCTATCTATCGTAAGTTTTGGGAGGCGCTGACTCCTGAGAGATTAGCAGACCCTGCAAGTTACTCGGATTGCATCCATTGGTGCTTGCCTGGCGTGCCTGATGTATGGAATGAACTGCTATTTCAGTTTTTGTGA
- the LOC125865180 gene encoding protein DETOXIFICATION 44, chloroplastic: MASSLYHQCINPLFTQSLHRKNQNYSYFCYSTNQLRNNYTNCSARLRTTLLKSSSDKNPKTLSQNSIPNSNSDSGESRVKNSDPDPGPEPDIPSSSLWDSVTSLLEVLKFDGSGWDIVSIALPAALALASDPITSLVDTAFVGHLGSVELAAVGISVSVFNLISKLFNVPLLNVTTSFVAEEQALIAKDSSPDSQSKLLLPSVSTSLLLALGLGIVEAVGLFVGSGFLMNTMGISVDSPMREPAEQFLTMRAFGAPPVVIALAAQGTFRGFKDTKTPLYAVGGGNLLNALLSPILIFTFGFGVSGAAIAGVISEYLTASILLWKLNGKVLLIAPDVNMGRFPQYLKSGALLIGRTLALLITTTLSTALAAREGPVPMAGHQICVEVWLAVSLLTDALALAGQALLAGGVSQGNYSQAREVVYKVLQIGALTGVALGFSLFVGFGALSALFSTDSEVVEIAKSGTLFVAGSQPVNAIAFVLDGLYYGVSDFEFAAYSMFVIGIISSIFLLVAAPLFGLPGVWAGLFLFVALRVVAGLWRLQTRDGPWKFLRTDMEQDSV, from the exons ATGGCGTCTAGTCTTTACCACCAATGTATTAATCCCTTATTTACTCAATCTCTTCACCGGAAAAATCAGAATTACAGTTATTTCTGCTACTCTACTAATCAACTAAGAAATAATTATACTAATTGCTCAGCTCGACTCCGAACTACACTCCTCAAATCATCTAGTGACAAAAATCCTAAAACCTTATCACAAAATTCGATTCCTAACTCAAATTCCGATTCCGGCGAAAGTCGGGTCAAGAATTCGGATCCTGACCCGGGACCCGAACCGGATATTCCATCTTCGTCATTGTGGGATTCAGTCACTTCCCTGCT GGAAGTGCTGAAATTTGATGGATCTGGATGGGATATTGTGTCGATTGCGTTGCCCGCTGCGTTAGCTCTTGCTTCTGATCCCATTACTTCACTTGTTGATACTGCATTTGTTGGACATTTAG GATCTGTTGAATTGGCAGCAGTAGGTATTTCGGTATCAGTTTTCAACCTCATCTCGAAATTGTTCAATGTTCCTTTGCTCAACGTCACAACTTCATTCGTTGCTGAAGAGCAGGCATTAATTGCTAAAG ATAGCTCACCTGATTCACAAAGCAAGCTACTACTTCCTTCAGTATCAACTTCTTTACTACTTGCCCTCGGTCTTGGCATTGTGGAAGCTGTTGGACTTTTTGTTGGCTCCGGTTTCCTGATGAATACCATGGGTATATCTGTT GATTCACCGATGCGTGAACCAGCTGAGCAATTCCTTACGATGAGGGCATTTGGAGCTCCACCAGTCGTTATTGCACTTGCTGCTCAAGGAACATTTCGTGGATTTAAGGACACAAAAACTCCTTTATATGCTGTTG GAGGTGGTAACTTGCTAAATGCATTATTGTCTCCAATTTTGATATTCACCTTTGGTTTTGGCGTTAGTGGTGCTGCAATTGCTGGTGTGATTTCTGA ATACTTGACTGCTTCTATCCTTCTGTGGAAATTAAACGGGAAAGTTCTTCTTATTGCTCCAGACGTTAACATGGGAAGATTTCCTCAGTATCTTAAATCTG GTGCACTTCTAATAGGGAGGACTTTGGCACTTCTAATTACCACTACGCTGTCAACGGCTCTGGCAGCACGAGAGGGCCCCGTGCCTATGGCGGGTCATCAGATATGTGTTGAAGTTTGGTTAGCAGTATCTTTGCTAACTGATGCCTTGGCACTTGCCGGGCAG GCTCTCCTTGCCGGTGGAGTTTCTCAAGGTAATTATAGCCAAGCACGCGAAGTGGTTTATAAAGTTCTACAG ATTGGTGCATTGACAGGAGTTGCCTTGGGTTTTAGCTTGTTCGTTGGTTTTGGAGCACTCTCCGCCTTATTCAGCACGGACTCTGAAGTTGTGGAAATTGCCAAATCTGGTACTCTG TTTGTTGCTGGATCTCAGCCAGTAAATGCCATTGCCTTCGTTCTTGATGGGCTCTATTATGGTGTTTCAGACTTCGAATTTGCTGCATATTCTATG TTTGTGATTGGGATAATCTCCTCAATCTTCTTACTTGTGGCTGCACCATTGTTCGGTCTTCCTGGTGTCTGGGCAGGACTGTTTCTCTTCGTTGCCTTGCGTGTTGTAGCTGGACTTTGGAG GCTACAAACAAGAGATGGACCATGGAAATTTCTTCGGACGGATATGGAACAGGATAGTGTCTGA